The genomic segment ttttttatatatgataatatatgagaatatatttaatttttatttatagcaacattttcatgaaatatatttgtAATACTTCGAAATCACTAGTTTTTATTGTTAGTTCATTAAATAAACATTGAATCAGATTAGGCCAATACTAAAATGATGAAGTCATTTTACTCTATATTTGTTCTTTAATCCAATGTCttaattttagttaatttatcatttatttgaagcaaattttatttctaaaaaaatatttagaaagaACACTGATTTGAAagttaaaaaaaaggaaaaaaggaaaaaaaatctaatataattataaataatttatgaaacTACCAAAAATCACTTGTCcccttgaaaaatatatttacttatcaaGATTTACAGAAGTATTGGATCGATGCGCGAGTAAAAGAGTATCACGTCAATTTCTCAAGCCCGGTTCATTTTCTGATACGAATGATTGCGTGAGTGGTGTGTATTCGAGCCCTAGGAAGATTACCAACCAAACCGGCCGTGACCGCAGGCTCGTGTTTTCCAGTGGGAAAAATCAGTTTTGCTTCGTTTTTTTGGAGTTTTCAACTCCATTACAGATCCTTGGTTCGAGTTTTTCAGGCTACTAATTGTTAGTAATTTTGCCCACTCGATTTACCTTCAATTTGGGAGTTTTGAATCTCGATTCCAGCTTGTATTGGGCAACTGAACCTACTGTTGTTAACATCATCTATCGGTATGGTAGTCAAGACTTCTCTTTTTGATGTACAATATTGTGAACGATTGGCTAATCGCACGTTTTAACATCTTTTGATTTATCGTCTGAAGCATCAGAAGATTGTGTATATTTTTTGCCTTTTATTTTGAGCTCTTTTATAAACCATGACTTTATGAGAAGATAATATAATGCCTTATtccttccaaaaaaaaaaaatccaatatttGCCGAATATAATTTTATCTTGTGACCGAATGCCCTTTATTTAACCTACTGGCTTTGACTTGCTTGATGTTGACGGTTTACTTACCTTTTGGGATCCATGACCGTGATGTGAAAATTCACAGTCCTGTAACGTTATTTTTTCCTCCAGAATACATCGGTACCTGGACACTTTCTTTCTCTAGGCCCCATCTTGTTTAAAACAAAGTCATCACAGAAAAGCTTCAAGCTCATATGATTTCATTTATGTAATATAATCTATGATATTGatgtaatataaataaatattaatcaagCCAATGGGAAAGCGTTGTGCTTCGTTTTTCTGTTGAACTTCAGCTCCAGTAATATTTTGCTTGTCTAAATGTTGGGTAATTTCTTCCtacttttttccaattttaatttttcagttCCTCTCGTTTCGTCAATACATGATATTTTGAGAGTAGTAATTTCAGATTTTGTTGGTTCGCTTCACGGGATCTGATTGACTATGCAAAAAGTCGTTCTTTGAATGGGGTTCGGTTAAAGTTTTGTTCTTTGGGcaaaattcgcagttttatcAGGTTATATGATGATGTGTTTGCTGGGGCAAGCTGCATATGAATATTGAAGAGTCGTATTGagatgctttttttttttcctgggtTGTCTGGGGGTAGTGGAATAAACCATCTTCAAATAAGTGATAATCTCTTcaagaaaatgctaaaattaTATGATTAGCTGTCACGCGTAATTCATCCGAGTGAATCAATAATTTTggggaaatttttttatataatggaATTCGCTAACTAGTGGCGTGCCTTTTTCTTGGAGATGCGCAATCTTGTATCCGGGAAAGGGCATCGACTTTTCAAGCGATCTTTGAACAAATTTTGTTCTTAAGGTTGAAAGCCGCCATTGTCTTACTAGTATCATTTAGATTCAATGCCTGTAATAATATTTGTTGGTCAGCAATGTGCCCCATAGATAGGTTAATAGAGTATTTTTTGTCtcaaaagattttaaatttgttttttttccctttcatTGAACTTTGTTTAATGcattttcaatttataaataatcatggattttttttatctgGGAACCATGTGAGTGCAAAATAGAAATATGCCTCAGTGCAAAAGATATgtcaagatattatattataaagttattttattattcatcATGGTTTGTTTTTCCATCAATATGCTTCCAGTTAGATcaaaactttatattttttcttcagATAATTAATAATCAGATAATAACTTTGGATACAGCTGGGATTGTGAATTCATTTTTGATTAATTGATGCAGGAATGTATACAAAATAGTGGAGCTCAGGTGGTTCTTACAGCATGGATTGTTGCATGGAGCCGCAATGGCCGGCTGATGAATTGTTGATGAAGTACCAGTATATTTCAGATTTCTTCATTGCATTGGCTTATTTCTCTATTCCTTTGGAGTTGATCTACTTTGTCAAAAAATCTGCTGTATTTCCGTATAGATGGGTGCTTGTGCAATTTGGTGCATTTATTGTTCTTTGTGGGGCAACccacttaattaatttatggaCATTTACCATGCATACAAGAACCGTGGCAATTGTCATGACCGCTGCAAAAGTTTTGACTGCTGCTGTGTCGTGTGCAACTGCCCTTATGCTAGTTCATATCATTCCTGATCTATTAAGTGTTAAAACAAGGGAgttgtttttgaaaaataaggcTGCAGAGCTCGATAGAGAAATGGGATTGATTCGATCACAGGAAGAAACTGGTAGGCATGTTAGAATGCTAACTCATGAAATTAGAAGCACTCTTGACAGGCATACCATTCTAAAGACTACATTTGTTGAGCTGGGAAGAACGTTGGCTTTGGAAGAGTGTGCGTTGTGGATGCCAACTCGTACAGGATTGGAGCTCCAACTTTCCTACACACTTCATCACCAAAATCCAGTTGGGTTTACTGTGCCTATACAGCATCCTGTGATCAATCAAGTTTTCAATGCTAATCGAGCCATAAAAATCTCTCCAAATTCTCCAGTCGCCTGGTTCCGACGTGCTGGAAAACACATGCCTGGAGAAGTGGTTGCCGTGCGGGTTCCCCTACTACATCTATCCAATTTCCAGATTCATGATTGGCCTGAGCTCTCAACTAAACGCTATGCTTTAATGGTTTTAATGCTCCCCTCGGATAGTGCAAGGCAATGGCGTGTCCATGAATTGGAGCTTGTTGAAGTCGTGGCGGACCAGGTTAGGATTTACCACATCTCTTTCCTAGTTACGTTCAGATTTTGGACATATTTTCTTTGTGCCTTCCTTTGTTTGGGGTGTGGatcttttttttagtttttatctttatgtgaataaaaaatattggcATCGAATGTGTCTGTGCTTTGTTTATGCTGTCATGCTTAGAATTTAGAAAGCTAAATCTACTGAAATGAAGAATTAAACTACAGGGCCCCATTCTTTGCCAATTTCCATTCGAATGGGGCTGCCACTCTGTTCTTAAATTACAACTTAAGTGAATgacatatatatcatatatgacTGGAAGGTTGGTAAAATGGCTGATGGGATCTTGTGTATTTGTAGCTGCATCTGGTATTATCTCAATGCTAGTGGAATTTTTTCCCACCGAAAGTCCTGCAACAAATTGTATTTTTTAGTTTTCTATTCTTTATTTCTACCCTAGTTTGACATTGCTGTTGTGAAATAGAGTGGGCTTTATTCATCCATTTCTCAAGATCCAGATCCATTAGCAGCATGCTTACTTTTTCATGCTGACTTTTAGTTTTTGTTCTTTGATTGTATTGGTCTAACAACTTTAAAGGGTATCTCAACAAAGTTTCTCGTTTGTCGGAAATTCATTCTACATTCCCTGATAATTTGGTTGTGTATGACATAATGTCATAATTATGGGTATAGTCATGACATGGTGCTTATTGGTGTTTCTTATCTGGTTATTTAAGTTGTCAAAAAACTTCTGGTTTAAAGGATGTGCCCATCGTCTGAAAACAAGAACACGCCTCTGAAAgttataaaaatgaagaacttGCATTCTGCACTTGCCTGATTCAGAACAGTTGATTAGCCCTCTTATCAGATCTCTTGATGCTTGGAGTTTCCTATGTGTTTGCTTTATTCTGGAATCAGGTAGCTGTTGCTCTATCGCATGCTGCAATTTTGGAGGAGTCAATGAGGGCTAGGGATCTTCTTATGGAACAGAACGTTGCTCTTGATCTTGCGAGAAGAGAAGCAGAGATGGCTGTCCGTGCTCGTAATGATTTCTTGGCTGTCATGAATCATGAAATGAgtactcccatgcatgcaataattGCTCTCTCAAGCTTACTACAAGAGACTGAGCTGACACCGGAGCAACGTCTGATGGTTGAAACAATACTCAAGAGCAGCAACCTTTTGGCAACACTTATAAATGATGTCTTGGATCTTTCAAGGCTTGAAGATGGTAGCCTTCAACTCGAGATAGGAAATTTTAACCTGCATGCACTCTTCAGAGAGGTAAAAATACGATATTGGCTGTGTTATGTTTGTTTAACTACTGCCCTGTCTTTAGAAGTAgcaagtttttatttaatttctgtTTCCCATTCTCCTTTGGTTAAGTGAATATCTGCTTCTTATTGTAGGCCCTTAACCTGATAAAGCCTATAGCATCTGTGAAAAAGCTATTTGTTACATTGAGTTTGTCTTCAGATTTGCCTgagtttgccgttggtgatGAAAAGCGGCTAATGCAAATACTTTTGAATGTTGTTGGGAATGCTGTGAAGTTCTCAAAAGAGGGTGGCGTGTCGATTTCTGCCTTTCTTGCAAAATCAGATGCTTTGAGAGATCCTCGAGCCCCAGAGTTTTTACCTGTACTGAGTGACAACCACTTCTATTTACGTGTACAGGTTTGTTCCCTTTTTCCGAATGGGAGGATTATTTTTGTGCTTCCAAGCATCTCACAACTGTTACCATTTTGGTTTAGGTAAAAGATACTGGTTTGGGAATCAGCCCACAAGATATTCCCAAGGTATTCAGGAAATTTGTGCAGAGTCAACCTTTAGCTTCCAAAAATTCTGATGGCAGTGGACTTGGTCTGGCAATTAGTAAGAGGTAATCTTGCTACATTTCCTgagccataaacattttaaaacgaTTTCAAAATTAGCTTAGATCTGTTTCTTTGATCAGGTTTGTTAATCTCATGGAAGGGCATATTTGGATTGAAAGTGAAGGTATTGGGAAAGGTTCTACTGCCATCTTCATTGTTAAACTTGGTTTTCCTGGACGCTCAAATGAGATCAAGTACTCGCTTGTACCTAAAAGTCCAGAAACTTATGTTAAGCCAATTTTTTATGCTCTCAAAGTAGTTGTGATGGATGAGAACAGGTTAGTAATGGTTTATAATTCCCTTTTATTCATGTCGTTGTAATGTTTTTCCTTCTGTGTCTTATTTATGAGCAATATATGTTCTATTTGTTTGTAAAGCAGTGATTTATAAACATCAAGTAACTCTGGCTATAAATTAAAGGTTGCCTTTTGTTGAATTAATATCTGCTTTGGCTTGAATTGGTTCGTAGAGTATTTGAAATCTGGaaaattctttttctttttacatTCTCAATGGGAGTTCATGTTGCAGAAAGTTTGGTGATTAACTGATGAACATAAGGAAAAATGGGATAAGCCAAATAACAATTAATGATGTTGTCCTACATTTGTTGCAAGAAATGTAGTAAACCAAATATTAGGAGACCAATCGTTTTGATTACCCTTGATTATACCCCTGTTGTTGTTGTCTGACTGTCACCTTACTCAAGCCAAGTGTCAACATCTTGTCACCATTGTTCTACTATCTTCTTCCATACCGCACCATTGTCTTCTTCCATACCGCACCATTGTCTTTTGTTGCGAATCTTGTGGTGATATTCGTTGATTGTGGCACGAGGGTATTTTTTCAGAAAGGTAGACCACATCCTCTCTAGAGGCAAGTAAAAATTCCAAATTATTCAAACCTATTTTCCTAATTTGACGCCCCACCCATTTCATATGACAGGAATTACGGGTTTATTGGGCGGTGCTTTGTTATGTGCTATTCATGCTGTTACCATATGATGTAGAAGAAGCGTATAGTAACAAGGATCAACTTGTTGATTAACACAGCATGCCTGAAAATCTTGAAATAATGAGAAAACACTcgcaataattttatttaataaaaaacctGTCTCTACATCGAAAGTATGTCTTGTGTATATAGAACAAACTCATAATaatcaaaatccagaaaatgaaaagtaCTTAATTAAAAGATACTATCTTGCCTAATGGATATGGAAATCAAATCGGAAtcgaattttgattttcatatgCCAATTCATTAAGATAACAGAAATTTAACAAAAACTGAAAAACGCGAATTTGACTAAATGAAGGAATTTGGCCAAAAAATCGTTGGGCTCATGGTAGAGACATGAGTTTTGTCCGTTGGCCTGTCTACAATTAAAATAGCTACTTGGGGTGATCCAATATGTAAAAAAAGGCATCTTGCACTGGCTCACCATAGTAAATACTTTATTTGATGATAGTGATGgtgaaaatatattatgttCTTTTATACTAACCCAAGTTGAAGAAACTTATTCCATTGTCTACTGTAATATTTGGGGTTGCCTTTTCCAATAAATACTGGTTACATTTCTTTATGTTATTTgactttttgaaaattaaaattaattctaCCTTCCTTTATGGGTGGTACATTTTGACATAGTGGAATATTTAGATAGGATGTTTGTGCAAGCATTTTTGGCTATTTTATGCCAGGAATGTAGTTCGGAGAAGATAGAcacgttttattttttgtaagtTGTGTCGTTTACGGACACTTCTTTGGGAACTAATATAATTTACCCTATCTAAACATTTTCATATGGCGTTGGACCACTAATTTTGAATCATTATGTTTGGACAAGTTTAGCTTGTACAGGAGCACATTTATTGAGTTGGGAAAAAATAATCAATTCAAGTCTCAATCAGTGTTCTAAAACTCGGGCTAGACGGCCTCCTAGGCGTCGCTTCACCGCACTGAAAAGGTCCTAGGCGGCGCTCTTAGGCGGTTCAAGGCGGGCCTAGGCATTTAAAGTTTTTTTGGGAAATTTTTTTggtcttttaatttttgaaagccGAATTAAACTAGAATAtgacataagaaataattataggctcgtgtttttaattttttgggattGAAAGCCTAATTAAAACCACGATTTGTTGGCTTGCGCTTGTCCTAACACGTCAGTCTCATCTTCTTTGTCTATTTACTTCTGCACACATAAGAAAATCGAACCAGACactaaaagtaatttttttctttattttgatttcttttGCATTGCATATTATTCTGATCCGTCTTAAGCAGGAGGAATGAACCAGGTGTCAATTGGATTTTAACAAAGTTTGGGCTGAAATTTAGTTTAAGAACCATTACAAGTCTATTAATACTGTGGAATCCACCTAGCGACGCCTAGACCTCGTCTAGGCGGCTTAGGCTCTGGCCCGACTAGCGCCTAGCGAATTTTAGAACCATGGTCTCAATGAAGTATATGTCGAGAAACTGTATGTTCTCGTCGCTCACGGAGATTACGAGTTCATTTTTATGCTCTATTGTCTTAAACATATTGATATGTCTTTTATCATTGTCGTCAATAATTTTGGCATCATTGCCTGCCATTCCACTGGTCATTGCCACCTTATTCGCTGCTGTTAAATTGCTGAGGTTTGTGTCACATCTGCCATTGTTGTTACTGTTATTGTTGTAGAGGGAAAATTTGGATCTTGTTGGATCCTAGTGGTCAATTTTGTTTGCATCGTCTGGCGTGATTACAGTTATTGTTGCGATCTTTGAATTGTTGCTAAGTGGTATTGTGGTTGTTGAGTTCTTGGCCATTGTTATTTCATTGGATGTAACAGATTTGTGTTTTTAAGTTCACGTGGAGTGTTAGAGTAGGGTTAGTAAGGTAATATTAGCCACACCTCCAAAATACATCAGGTTAGTCGAAATCCTCTTATGATTCTAGATCATAGGTATCGAAGGTGCAAAGAAAACTTGAAGCTTAAGCACAAGTGAGCACATGCCTTCTACGAACGAGGATAGGAAAATTACACGACATTGCACATAATATACTTCGTTAATAGTTTGGAAACAATTTTTTTCAGTTTAATGCTATGAAGGACTATCACATTGCATCTCAACTTGGATTAAACAAACTCTACATTTAACATCGAGCTTTTAAGGATGGGGAAGT from the Primulina huaijiensis isolate GDHJ02 unplaced genomic scaffold, ASM1229523v2 scaffold25037, whole genome shotgun sequence genome contains:
- the LOC140967402 gene encoding ethylene receptor 1-like: MDCCMEPQWPADELLMKYQYISDFFIALAYFSIPLELIYFVKKSAVFPYRWVLVQFGAFIVLCGATHLINLWTFTMHTRTVAIVMTAAKVLTAAVSCATALMLVHIIPDLLSVKTRELFLKNKAAELDREMGLIRSQEETGRHVRMLTHEIRSTLDRHTILKTTFVELGRTLALEECALWMPTRTGLELQLSYTLHHQNPVGFTVPIQHPVINQVFNANRAIKISPNSPVAWFRRAGKHMPGEVVAVRVPLLHLSNFQIHDWPELSTKRYALMVLMLPSDSARQWRVHELELVEVVADQVAVALSHAAILEESMRARDLLMEQNVALDLARREAEMAVRARNDFLAVMNHEMSTPMHAIIALSSLLQETELTPEQRLMVETILKSSNLLATLINDVLDLSRLEDGSLQLEIGNFNLHALFREALNLIKPIASVKKLFVTLSLSSDLPEFAVGDEKRLMQILLNVVGNAVKFSKEGGVSISAFLAKSDALRDPRAPEFLPVLSDNHFYLRVQVKDTGLGISPQDIPKVFRKFVQSQPLASKNSDGSGLGLAISKRFVNLMEGHIWIESEGIGKGSTAIFIVKLGFPGRSNEIKYSLVPKSPETYVKPIFYALKVVVMDENSVGRMVTKGLLTHLGCNVLAVGSGDECVKAVTYEHKVVFLDISIPGADHFEVAKRIREKFPKRHERHLIIALTGNTHKLTKENCSRVGIDGVVLKPVSVDKMRTVLSELLEHGFLFESQ